A region of Actinomycetota bacterium DNA encodes the following proteins:
- a CDS encoding sigma-70 family RNA polymerase sigma factor yields MNARTQGPFHPREEQLLVEGILAGDEEAIRTVYARYGRPVYSMGLRILGNTEAAQELTQDVFLTAWRKAARFDPARGRLSTWLMTIAHNLAVDRLRREHGVRKPTLVLTDEVPEIAGTDEEDAILERDAALRAIEVLTDGERMLLGRAYFRGMTAREISEADGIPLGTVKTRLRAAMIKVRRANVDKERP; encoded by the coding sequence GTGAACGCTCGGACCCAGGGACCGTTCCATCCACGGGAGGAACAGTTGTTGGTCGAGGGGATCCTTGCCGGGGACGAGGAGGCGATCCGGACCGTCTACGCGCGGTACGGGCGACCCGTCTACTCGATGGGGTTGCGCATCCTCGGCAACACCGAGGCGGCGCAGGAGCTCACCCAGGACGTGTTCCTCACCGCCTGGCGTAAGGCGGCGCGCTTCGACCCCGCACGCGGCCGGTTGTCCACCTGGCTCATGACGATCGCGCACAATCTGGCCGTCGATCGCCTGCGGCGTGAGCACGGTGTGCGCAAGCCGACCCTCGTGCTGACCGACGAGGTTCCCGAGATCGCGGGAACCGACGAGGAGGACGCGATCCTCGAGCGCGACGCGGCGCTCCGGGCGATCGAGGTCCTCACCGACGGCGAACGGATGCTCCTGGGGCGTGCCTACTTCCGCGGCATGACCGCCCGGGAGATCTCCGAGGCGGACGGGATCCCGCTGGGAACCGTGAAGACACGACTGCGTGCCGCGATGATCAAGGTTCGCCGGGCCAACGTGGACAAGGAACGCCCGTGA
- a CDS encoding PilT/PilU family type 4a pilus ATPase: MQHPDEARPRLDAVAPGDGVPGPIAASHPSVTAWGEAAGVAEPAAPVADPPVPPAGVSASEKAPIADAVAPHTQQDQESPLPDAEEPAPTERSPAATADLDDEGPIAQIEPMGDGVPGEFSSWLKQVADLEGSDLHVKVGSPPMLRIDGRLRKIDRTALTPEDTAAIGDAIIPEDRRTQFAENGEVDFAHSLPGIGRFRVNVFKQRSSVSMVLRRLRFGGPSFDEMGLPEVMRTLSEEPRGLILVTGPTGSGKTTTLAAMIDYLNRTKPVHIVTVEDPIEVLHRDDVASINQREVGQDTGSFLTALRAALRQDPDVILIGEMRDTETVRAALQAAETGHLVLSTLHTVDATETVNRCIDFFPPYQQKQIRLTIAGALRGIVCQRLVPTVDGGRVPSLEILVNTGRVAERISDADKTHEIHDVIKDGGYYGMQTFDQSLLQLVIDGKVSVEEALEAASSPHDFKLELQQAGIEIPEDARGV, translated from the coding sequence ATGCAGCACCCCGATGAAGCACGTCCGCGCCTGGACGCCGTCGCTCCCGGCGACGGCGTCCCGGGGCCGATCGCTGCGTCGCATCCGTCAGTGACCGCATGGGGCGAGGCGGCGGGTGTCGCGGAACCGGCGGCTCCTGTTGCCGACCCCCCGGTTCCTCCCGCCGGTGTGTCGGCTTCGGAGAAGGCGCCGATCGCGGACGCGGTCGCTCCTCACACGCAGCAGGACCAGGAGTCCCCCCTTCCGGACGCGGAGGAGCCGGCTCCCACGGAACGGTCGCCGGCGGCGACCGCCGACCTCGACGACGAGGGTCCGATCGCGCAGATCGAGCCGATGGGAGACGGTGTTCCCGGAGAGTTCAGCTCGTGGCTCAAGCAAGTGGCCGATCTCGAAGGATCGGATCTGCACGTGAAGGTCGGCTCGCCCCCGATGCTACGAATCGACGGTCGTCTGCGGAAGATCGACCGCACGGCGCTCACGCCCGAGGACACCGCCGCGATCGGGGACGCGATCATCCCCGAGGATCGCCGGACGCAGTTCGCCGAGAACGGTGAAGTGGACTTCGCCCACTCCCTGCCCGGCATCGGCCGGTTCCGCGTGAACGTGTTCAAGCAGCGCAGCTCGGTCAGCATGGTGTTGCGGCGCCTTCGCTTCGGCGGGCCCTCGTTCGACGAGATGGGCCTGCCCGAGGTGATGCGCACCCTGTCGGAGGAGCCGCGCGGTCTGATCCTCGTGACGGGACCGACGGGGTCGGGGAAGACGACGACGCTCGCGGCAATGATCGACTACCTGAACCGAACGAAGCCGGTGCACATCGTCACGGTCGAGGACCCGATCGAGGTCCTCCACCGGGACGATGTGGCATCGATCAACCAGCGTGAAGTGGGTCAGGACACCGGATCGTTCCTGACCGCCCTGCGCGCCGCGCTCCGCCAAGACCCCGACGTGATCCTGATCGGGGAGATGCGCGACACCGAGACGGTCCGTGCGGCCCTTCAGGCGGCGGAGACCGGTCACCTGGTCCTTTCCACGCTGCACACCGTTGACGCGACGGAGACGGTGAACCGTTGCATCGACTTCTTCCCGCCCTATCAGCAGAAGCAGATCCGGCTCACGATCGCCGGGGCACTGCGCGGCATCGTGTGCCAGCGGCTCGTTCCGACCGTCGACGGCGGCCGGGTTCCCTCCCTGGAGATCCTCGTGAACACCGGCCGCGTCGCCGAGCGCATCTCCGACGCCGACAAGACCCACGAGATCCACGACGTGATCAAGGACGGCGGCTACTACGGGATGCAGACCTTCGACCAGTCGCTCCTGCAGCTCGTGATCGACGGCAAGGTCTCCGTTGAGGAGGCGCTCGAAGCCGCCTCCTCCCCGCACGACTTCAAGCTCGAGCTGCAGCAAGCCGGCATCGAGATCCCCGAAGACGCTCGCGGCGTCTAG
- a CDS encoding alpha-hydroxy acid oxidase has product MSADGPREGETASPTGPFVTVDDYEAAARAVLQPELFDYYAGGAGDEWTLRENRAAWERWMLRPRFLVGVTERDLSTEVLGAPIAFPVLVAPWAYQWMAREEGEQATARAAAAAGTIMVVSSTTVEFLDEVANAAAAPKWFQLYVFTDRGKTEEMLDRVVAAGYEAICLTVDFPVAGLRHRDTRSGFHMPYGLPGDPLVYDPALSWDDVAWIRERTALPVVLKGILTGEDAALAVEAGAEGIVVSNHGGRQLDGVPAGLTVLPEIVDAVAGRIPVLVDGGVRRGTDVVKALALGARAVLVGRPAAWGLAVAGEEGVADVLRILRDEFDNAMALCGCRSVGEISRSHVAPASWA; this is encoded by the coding sequence GTGAGCGCCGACGGTCCCCGCGAGGGGGAGACCGCATCGCCCACCGGACCGTTCGTGACGGTCGACGACTACGAGGCGGCTGCCCGGGCCGTGTTGCAGCCCGAGCTGTTCGACTACTACGCGGGCGGGGCCGGAGACGAGTGGACCCTCCGAGAGAACCGCGCCGCCTGGGAGCGCTGGATGCTGCGTCCCCGGTTCCTCGTCGGCGTCACCGAGCGGGATCTGTCCACGGAGGTACTCGGAGCGCCGATCGCCTTCCCGGTGCTCGTTGCTCCGTGGGCCTACCAGTGGATGGCGCGCGAGGAGGGGGAACAGGCGACCGCTCGTGCGGCCGCAGCGGCCGGGACGATCATGGTCGTGTCGTCGACGACGGTCGAGTTCCTCGATGAGGTGGCGAACGCGGCCGCGGCGCCGAAGTGGTTCCAGCTGTACGTGTTCACCGACCGCGGCAAGACGGAGGAGATGCTCGACAGGGTCGTCGCAGCCGGCTACGAGGCGATCTGCCTGACGGTCGACTTCCCGGTCGCCGGCCTGCGGCACCGCGACACGCGCAGCGGGTTCCATATGCCCTACGGGCTCCCGGGCGATCCCCTCGTGTACGACCCGGCGCTCTCGTGGGACGACGTCGCCTGGATCAGGGAACGCACCGCGCTGCCTGTCGTCCTCAAGGGGATCCTCACCGGTGAGGACGCGGCCCTCGCAGTCGAGGCCGGTGCCGAGGGGATCGTCGTGTCGAACCACGGTGGACGTCAGCTCGACGGTGTGCCGGCCGGGCTCACGGTGCTCCCCGAGATCGTCGACGCGGTGGCCGGCCGGATCCCCGTGCTGGTCGACGGAGGCGTGCGCCGCGGGACCGACGTGGTGAAGGCCCTCGCGCTGGGTGCGCGCGCGGTCCTCGTCGGACGCCCGGCGGCGTGGGGGTTGGCGGTCGCGGGCGAGGAGGGTGTCGCGGATGTGCTCCGGATCCTGCGCGACGAGTTCGACAACGCGATGGCGTTGTGCGGGTGTCGCTCGGTCGGCGAGATCTCGCGGTCGCACGTGGCGCCCGCGTCCTGGGCGTGA
- a CDS encoding LLM class flavin-dependent oxidoreductase, producing MRFGLALPHYDFSLPDRRSITFEALREWAVRAERLGFDSVWISDHFFLSLARYGGKDEPFGSLEPLTALAALAGATERVRLGTLVLCAPFRHPALLAKAATTIDLASDGRFDLGIGSGWYADEFARFGLPFGAVGERFAILEEQLEVLGPLLAGGPVDHEGPRYPMQGALNRPEPAQRPRPPIWVGGKGGPRLLRAIARYADGWNAVWRWSPDAYADKLRDLERVCEEVDRDPATVRRSVGLYTIVGEDHADLERRIEHLRTWSPGLDTTAREELSTHYLVGTPEQVRERIATFDDLGVEELILTPAQIPFAIPDADMLELIAEKVVGPLGASGERSDQRR from the coding sequence ATGCGCTTCGGACTCGCTCTGCCCCATTACGATTTCTCGCTGCCCGATCGCCGGTCGATCACCTTCGAGGCGTTGCGGGAGTGGGCGGTTCGCGCCGAACGGCTGGGGTTCGACTCGGTGTGGATCTCCGACCATTTCTTCCTGTCGCTCGCGCGCTACGGGGGGAAGGACGAGCCGTTCGGTTCGCTCGAGCCCCTCACCGCGCTCGCTGCGCTCGCCGGCGCGACCGAACGCGTGCGGCTGGGCACGCTCGTGCTCTGCGCGCCGTTCCGTCATCCGGCGCTGCTCGCGAAGGCGGCGACGACGATCGATCTCGCGAGCGACGGCCGGTTCGACCTGGGGATCGGATCCGGGTGGTACGCGGACGAGTTCGCCCGGTTCGGGCTGCCGTTCGGAGCGGTGGGGGAGCGCTTCGCGATCCTCGAGGAGCAGCTCGAGGTGCTCGGTCCGTTGCTCGCTGGGGGGCCGGTGGACCACGAGGGCCCCCGCTACCCGATGCAGGGCGCGTTGAACCGGCCCGAGCCCGCGCAGCGTCCGCGCCCGCCGATATGGGTGGGCGGCAAGGGGGGACCACGCCTGCTGCGTGCGATCGCGCGCTATGCCGACGGATGGAACGCCGTGTGGCGATGGTCGCCCGACGCCTATGCGGACAAGCTCCGCGACCTCGAACGTGTCTGCGAGGAGGTCGATCGCGATCCCGCAACCGTGCGTCGTTCGGTGGGCCTGTACACGATCGTGGGGGAGGACCACGCCGACCTCGAACGGCGGATCGAGCACCTGCGCACCTGGAGTCCGGGACTCGACACGACGGCGCGCGAGGAACTGTCGACCCACTACCTCGTCGGAACCCCCGAACAGGTGCGGGAGCGGATCGCCACGTTCGACGACCTCGGCGTCGAGGAGTTGATCCTCACCCCCGCGCAGATCCCGTTCGCGATCCCCGACGCCGACATGCTCGAACTGATCGCCGAAAAAGTCGTCGGACCGTTAGGCGCATCGGGCGAACGGAGCGATCAGCGCCGGTAG
- a CDS encoding NAD-dependent epimerase/dehydratase family protein yields MNAPVFVTGGSGFVGGALVSRLVADGATVRALARSDEAAAALEARGAEPVRGALEDGEALANGMRGTDRVFHVAGVNAMCLPDPTPMYRANVEGTDRVVIAAHRAGVERVIHTSSAATIGERAGTVGRENSAHRGSYLSHYERSKALGERRVLARARTLGIELICVNPSSVQGPGRTRGTARLLLDLVNGRLPVAIDTWVSLVDVDDCTEGHLLAAEQGATGERYLLSGAALTIPDALALADEIVPLRRRVRIVPGAAVRAAGRVGDLVRTVGRRKVPICSEAARTLVHGHRYDGSRAERELGLRYTPIEETLRRTLVWYASHGLIPALRAGH; encoded by the coding sequence GTGAACGCTCCGGTCTTCGTCACCGGCGGCTCCGGGTTCGTCGGGGGGGCGCTCGTCTCTCGCCTCGTCGCCGACGGAGCCACCGTCCGCGCGCTCGCGCGATCCGACGAGGCGGCCGCAGCGCTCGAGGCGCGAGGAGCCGAACCTGTCCGCGGCGCTCTCGAGGACGGCGAGGCGCTCGCCAACGGGATGCGAGGCACGGATCGCGTCTTCCACGTCGCCGGCGTCAACGCGATGTGTCTGCCCGACCCGACGCCGATGTACCGAGCGAATGTCGAGGGAACCGACCGCGTCGTCATCGCCGCTCACCGCGCCGGGGTGGAGCGCGTGATCCACACCTCGTCGGCCGCAACAATCGGCGAGCGCGCGGGCACGGTCGGCCGAGAGAACTCCGCCCACCGCGGCTCCTACCTCTCGCACTACGAACGCTCGAAGGCCCTGGGGGAGCGCCGGGTCCTGGCCCGCGCCCGCACGCTGGGGATCGAGCTCATCTGCGTCAACCCGTCGTCGGTCCAGGGTCCCGGCAGGACCCGGGGAACCGCGCGTCTGTTACTCGACCTGGTGAACGGGCGATTGCCCGTCGCGATCGACACCTGGGTGAGCCTGGTTGACGTCGACGATTGCACCGAGGGGCACCTGCTCGCGGCCGAGCAGGGCGCAACCGGCGAGCGCTACCTGCTGAGCGGGGCCGCGCTGACGATCCCCGATGCGTTGGCACTGGCCGACGAGATCGTTCCGCTGCGGCGCCGCGTGCGGATCGTTCCCGGCGCCGCCGTCCGCGCGGCGGGTAGGGTGGGAGATCTGGTACGCACCGTCGGCCGCCGCAAGGTCCCGATCTGCAGCGAGGCTGCGCGCACCCTCGTGCACGGACACCGCTACGACGGGTCCCGCGCCGAACGCGAGCTCGGCCTGCGCTACACCCCGATCGAGGAGACCCTCCGCCGGACCCTCGTCTGGTACGCCTCGCACGGTCTGATACCCGCCCTCCGAGCGGGACACTAG
- the pgsA gene encoding CDP-diacylglycerol--glycerol-3-phosphate 3-phosphatidyltransferase yields the protein MRTPDERAAAFLKAITILRVFLVPIVMWLILAEDDPQWATAVATGLFAFAAVTDFFDGLLARRWAQTSTLGAFLDTTADKLLVTGALFALVAVGRASIWIASIIVARELVVLGLRGVVAAGDGTVVKPSIWGKLKANAQFLAIILAIWRPDVVIGDRYLDQWVMLAAGIITVLSAVEYFTRFGAVFRRGPRATAPSRPPAPRA from the coding sequence GTGAGGACCCCAGACGAGCGCGCCGCGGCATTCCTCAAGGCCATCACGATCCTTCGGGTGTTCCTGGTCCCTATCGTGATGTGGCTGATCCTCGCCGAAGACGACCCACAGTGGGCGACCGCCGTCGCGACAGGACTGTTCGCTTTCGCGGCGGTCACCGACTTCTTCGACGGCCTGCTCGCACGGCGCTGGGCGCAGACGAGCACGCTCGGTGCGTTCCTCGACACGACGGCCGACAAGCTGCTCGTGACGGGCGCGCTGTTCGCGCTCGTTGCGGTCGGCCGCGCCTCGATCTGGATCGCATCGATCATCGTCGCTCGCGAGCTCGTCGTACTCGGGCTCCGGGGCGTCGTCGCTGCCGGGGACGGCACGGTCGTCAAGCCCTCGATCTGGGGAAAGCTCAAGGCGAACGCGCAGTTCCTCGCGATCATCCTCGCAATCTGGCGACCCGACGTCGTGATCGGCGACCGCTACCTCGACCAGTGGGTGATGCTGGCGGCCGGGATCATCACGGTGTTGTCGGCCGTGGAGTACTTCACGCGGTTCGGTGCCGTCTTCCGCCGCGGACCCCGCGCCACCGCGCCATCCCGCCCGCCGGCACCTCGCGCGTGA
- the glpX gene encoding class II fructose-bisphosphatase has product MTDASPRDQRPDRNLAMELVRVTEAAAMAAGRWIGRGDKIAADQAAVDAMRLMIDSVSMHGTVVIGEGEKDEAPMLYNGEEVGNGDGPAVDVAVDPIDGTTLTAIGQTNALAVIALAARGSMLFPGSAVYMEKVATGPEAADAIDITAPPEENIRRVAKAKDVRPEEIGVMILDRPRHEGLIAACRDAGARVYLIRDGDVASAIAAAQPRRTAIDMILGIGGTPEGVIAAAALKCLGGAMQGRLYPRTDEEREVLIGEGFDLDRVLTTDDLCSGDDVFFAATGITDGSLLKGVKYWHDAVTTTSMVMRARSGTVRVIEGEHQVEKLQRFTGRDYRR; this is encoded by the coding sequence GTGACCGACGCCAGCCCCCGGGACCAGCGACCCGACCGTAACCTCGCGATGGAGCTCGTCCGGGTGACCGAGGCCGCCGCGATGGCCGCGGGACGATGGATCGGACGCGGCGACAAGATCGCGGCCGACCAAGCGGCCGTCGACGCGATGCGGCTGATGATCGATTCGGTGTCGATGCACGGCACGGTCGTGATCGGGGAGGGTGAGAAGGACGAGGCGCCGATGCTCTACAACGGCGAGGAGGTCGGCAACGGGGACGGCCCCGCGGTCGACGTCGCGGTCGACCCGATCGACGGAACGACCCTCACCGCGATCGGCCAGACGAACGCGCTCGCGGTGATCGCGCTCGCCGCACGAGGGTCGATGCTGTTCCCGGGATCGGCCGTGTACATGGAGAAGGTCGCGACCGGTCCCGAGGCAGCCGATGCGATCGACATCACCGCGCCGCCCGAGGAGAACATCCGGCGCGTGGCGAAGGCCAAGGACGTGCGCCCGGAGGAGATCGGCGTGATGATCCTCGACCGTCCCCGTCACGAGGGGCTGATCGCCGCGTGCCGCGACGCCGGCGCTCGCGTCTACCTGATCCGCGACGGCGACGTGGCGAGCGCGATCGCCGCCGCGCAGCCCCGGCGCACCGCGATCGACATGATCCTCGGGATCGGTGGCACCCCCGAGGGCGTGATCGCAGCCGCGGCCCTCAAGTGTCTCGGCGGCGCGATGCAGGGACGCCTCTACCCGCGCACCGACGAGGAGCGGGAGGTGCTGATCGGCGAGGGATTCGACCTCGACCGCGTGCTCACCACCGACGACCTGTGTTCGGGCGACGACGTCTTCTTCGCGGCGACCGGCATCACCGACGGCTCGCTGCTCAAGGGTGTCAAGTACTGGCACGACGCGGTGACCACGACCTCGATGGTGATGCGCGCCCGCTCGGGCACGGTTCGCGTGATCGAGGGCGAGCACCAGGTCGAGAAGCTTCAGCGATTTACCGGACGCGACTACCGGCGCTGA
- a CDS encoding SPFH domain-containing protein, producing the protein MGTLIAVGIVVLLVLILIASAVKIVPEYQRLVVFRLGRAIGAKGPGLVLLIPIVDRPVRVDLREFFLEIPRQDSITKDNAPISVDFITFYQVVNPQDSVVRVANFAGAAQALAATTLRAVIGDIPLDDVLARRDEINRILRTKLDEVTERWGVKVTNVEIREIVPPPGVQEAMTRQMSAERTRRAVVTEAEGQKQAAITVAEGNKESAIINAQGSRESAILSAEGERQAAILRAEGFSLALRTIYDVASTVDANTMSLQYLDALKELGASASTKFVIPMEFVSLLSGVTELAGRSFSDKDGGSPAGG; encoded by the coding sequence ATCGGCACCCTGATCGCCGTCGGGATCGTGGTCCTGTTGGTCCTGATCCTGATCGCAAGCGCCGTCAAGATCGTCCCGGAGTACCAGCGACTGGTGGTCTTCCGACTCGGACGAGCGATCGGAGCGAAAGGGCCGGGACTCGTGCTCCTGATCCCGATCGTCGATCGCCCGGTCCGGGTCGACCTGCGGGAGTTCTTCCTCGAGATCCCACGGCAGGACTCGATCACGAAGGACAACGCCCCGATCTCGGTCGACTTCATCACCTTCTACCAGGTGGTGAACCCGCAGGACTCGGTGGTCCGGGTCGCGAACTTCGCGGGCGCGGCGCAGGCTTTGGCCGCGACGACGTTGCGCGCCGTGATCGGCGATATCCCGCTCGACGACGTGCTCGCGCGTCGTGACGAGATCAACCGGATCCTGCGGACGAAGCTCGACGAGGTCACCGAGCGCTGGGGCGTGAAGGTCACGAACGTCGAGATCCGTGAGATCGTTCCGCCGCCGGGCGTCCAGGAGGCGATGACCCGGCAGATGTCGGCCGAACGGACGCGCCGCGCGGTCGTCACCGAGGCCGAGGGACAGAAGCAGGCCGCGATCACCGTGGCCGAGGGCAACAAGGAGTCGGCGATCATCAACGCGCAGGGATCCCGCGAATCGGCGATCCTGTCCGCCGAGGGCGAACGGCAGGCCGCGATCCTTCGAGCCGAAGGGTTCTCGCTCGCCCTGCGTACGATCTACGACGTCGCGAGCACGGTCGACGCGAACACGATGAGCCTGCAGTACCTCGATGCGCTGAAGGAGCTGGGAGCCTCAGCGTCCACGAAGTTCGTGATCCCGATGGAGTTCGTCTCATTGCTCTCCGGAGTCACCGAGCTCGCCGGCCGGTCGTTCTCCGACAAGGACGGCGGATCCCCGGCAGGGGGCTAG
- a CDS encoding anti-sigma factor, with product MNCLAVRDRLPEHALSSLSARDRSSVERHLGTCAACRKEAEMLEDAGAIFAFSAPPVDPPDDLGERIATSVRRKAVKESTIRRRMRITAVAAFVAAAVAVTGFGWGAVMADRAGDAELRAQRADRARETAAAAAALFDDEFVSGPRASVRSGQLTAPDGGQGDGWGFAASRPGQSDVAYVRVLGLPPTTATPLRVWLTDGAELRLLVARVGSLDPNGGFEHGELTRLDLSSAAILVVKDVDGDSVLSGEVVPTEG from the coding sequence GTGAACTGTCTCGCGGTGCGGGACCGCCTCCCCGAGCATGCGCTGTCGTCCCTGAGCGCCCGCGATCGGTCATCGGTCGAACGTCACCTCGGCACGTGCGCCGCCTGCCGCAAGGAGGCCGAGATGCTCGAGGATGCCGGCGCGATCTTCGCGTTCTCGGCGCCACCGGTCGATCCTCCCGACGACCTCGGTGAGCGGATCGCGACGTCGGTTCGCCGCAAGGCCGTGAAGGAGTCCACGATCCGCCGCAGGATGCGCATCACGGCGGTCGCAGCCTTCGTCGCGGCGGCCGTGGCCGTCACCGGTTTCGGATGGGGCGCCGTGATGGCCGATCGCGCCGGCGATGCGGAGCTGCGTGCCCAGCGGGCCGATCGAGCACGGGAGACGGCCGCGGCGGCAGCGGCGTTGTTCGACGACGAGTTCGTCTCGGGACCGCGAGCGTCGGTCCGCTCGGGACAGCTCACCGCACCCGACGGCGGGCAGGGGGACGGCTGGGGTTTCGCGGCTTCCCGGCCGGGGCAGTCCGACGTGGCCTACGTCCGCGTGCTCGGGCTCCCGCCGACGACGGCGACGCCCCTTCGCGTCTGGCTCACCGACGGCGCGGAGCTCCGGCTGCTCGTCGCCCGCGTCGGTTCCCTCGATCCCAACGGCGGGTTCGAGCACGGGGAGCTGACCCGTCTCGACCTCAGCTCGGCCGCGATCCTCGTCGTGAAGGACGTCGACGGCGATAGCGTCCTCTCGGGGGAGGTCGTGCCGACCGAAGGGTGA
- a CDS encoding nodulation protein NfeD, producing MRNAPRPVLLLGMLLTVLGLALAPAHAQEPGGTETTSTVLELQIDGVVDPFVADYVEGRIDQAPGRADAVLITIDTPGGLDSSMRQIVQAISNTSVPVVCYVAPEGARAASAGMYILLSCPVAAMAPGTNVGAATPVGLSGAIASQKAVEDSVAYARALAEAHDRDADWAEQAVRDAVSLSAEQALERNVIDIVAADTTTLLDEIDGEQVEVAGDAVVTLETAGAQITTETLGPFIGFLHALLDPNLAFLFFWLGIGLMILEFFLPHFGIAGVIGFVLLLLSIAAFGMLPVRLVGVLLLIASAVLLVLEIHTPGFGVFGIGGIIGLVVGGLLLFNGPGVRVSPVLIVIVAAAMVGFFGFVLTAAMKLRGAPPVSDPGDVVGREGKALTDLAPTGVVHVHGEEWSASAPHGALSKGTRVRVLSKEGLRLEVEPAESSESLTGEAHEAPTTDAGTVDTEKEGSAT from the coding sequence GTGCGCAACGCTCCGCGACCGGTGCTCCTCCTCGGCATGCTCTTGACGGTGCTCGGCCTTGCACTCGCACCGGCGCACGCCCAGGAACCCGGCGGCACGGAGACGACGTCGACCGTGCTCGAGCTGCAGATCGACGGCGTCGTGGATCCGTTCGTCGCCGACTACGTGGAGGGGCGGATCGACCAGGCCCCGGGACGTGCCGACGCCGTTCTCATCACGATCGACACGCCCGGCGGGCTCGACTCGTCGATGCGTCAGATCGTCCAGGCGATCTCGAACACGTCCGTCCCCGTCGTCTGCTACGTCGCTCCCGAGGGCGCGCGGGCCGCGTCCGCGGGCATGTACATCTTACTGTCGTGCCCTGTCGCGGCGATGGCGCCGGGCACGAACGTCGGTGCGGCGACGCCGGTCGGGCTCTCGGGCGCGATCGCCTCCCAGAAGGCCGTCGAGGACAGCGTCGCGTACGCGCGAGCGCTCGCAGAGGCGCACGACCGCGACGCCGATTGGGCCGAACAGGCGGTTCGCGACGCGGTGAGCCTGTCCGCCGAGCAAGCGCTGGAGCGCAACGTGATCGACATCGTCGCTGCAGACACCACCACCTTGCTCGACGAGATCGACGGAGAACAGGTCGAGGTCGCGGGCGATGCGGTCGTGACCCTGGAAACCGCCGGCGCGCAGATCACGACCGAGACGCTCGGTCCGTTCATCGGCTTCCTGCACGCGCTGTTGGATCCGAACCTCGCCTTCCTGTTCTTCTGGCTCGGGATCGGACTGATGATCCTCGAGTTCTTCCTGCCCCACTTCGGGATCGCCGGCGTGATCGGATTCGTGCTGCTGCTGTTGTCGATCGCCGCCTTCGGCATGCTGCCGGTGCGGCTCGTCGGGGTGCTGCTGCTGATCGCCTCGGCGGTCCTGCTCGTCCTCGAGATCCATACCCCGGGGTTCGGCGTGTTCGGCATCGGGGGGATCATCGGTCTCGTCGTCGGCGGCCTTCTGCTGTTCAACGGGCCGGGCGTCCGTGTGTCGCCCGTGCTGATCGTGATCGTCGCCGCGGCGATGGTCGGGTTCTTCGGGTTCGTGCTCACCGCGGCGATGAAGCTCCGGGGTGCGCCACCGGTCAGCGATCCCGGGGACGTCGTCGGGCGCGAGGGCAAGGCGCTCACGGACCTCGCCCCCACGGGCGTGGTCCACGTGCACGGCGAGGAATGGTCCGCGAGCGCTCCGCACGGCGCGCTCTCCAAGGGAACGCGGGTCCGCGTCCTCAGCAAGGAAGGTCTCCGGCTCGAGGTCGAGCCGGCAGAGTCGTCAGAGTCGCTGACCGGTGAGGCGCACGAGGCGCCCACGACAGACGCGGGAACGGTGGACACCGAGAAGGAGGGAAGCGCGACGTGA
- a CDS encoding helix-turn-helix domain-containing protein, protein MTDAGSIEVHKALADDTRFRLYRYLRLSGRPVTVRELAARLSLHPNTIRPHLRRLEEVGLVLRDTHRGTGAGRPQAVYEVVEQQAHEGRDWRLLAEILAGVVSGERQRIRAATLAREWGAYLVARDAPKPGARTPAGRNLATLREAMDRAGFEPRFRRTGGGTVVITMRDCPFRDLLDEHRALVCEVHRGLMEGMLAEVRPPLQMSSYEPLTDRATCRLTAGTARPS, encoded by the coding sequence ATGACCGACGCGGGCTCGATCGAGGTCCACAAGGCGCTCGCCGACGACACGCGCTTCCGCCTGTACCGCTACCTCCGGCTCTCCGGACGTCCGGTGACCGTCCGTGAGCTCGCCGCCCGGCTCTCGCTGCATCCGAACACGATCCGCCCCCACCTGCGACGTCTCGAGGAGGTCGGTCTCGTCCTCCGGGACACCCACCGCGGGACCGGCGCGGGACGTCCCCAGGCGGTGTACGAGGTCGTCGAACAGCAAGCCCACGAAGGCCGCGACTGGCGCCTGCTCGCCGAGATCCTGGCCGGGGTCGTCTCGGGCGAACGTCAGCGCATCCGAGCGGCGACCCTGGCCCGAGAGTGGGGCGCCTATCTCGTGGCGCGGGATGCGCCCAAACCCGGGGCGCGGACCCCGGCGGGACGCAACCTCGCCACCCTCCGGGAGGCGATGGATCGCGCCGGGTTCGAGCCGCGCTTCCGGCGGACCGGTGGGGGAACGGTTGTGATCACGATGCGCGACTGTCCGTTCCGCGACCTGCTGGACGAACATCGAGCGCTCGTGTGCGAGGTGCACCGAGGGTTGATGGAAGGGATGCTCGCCGAGGTTCGTCCTCCGCTGCAGATGAGCTCCTATGAACCGCTCACGGATCGAGCCACGTGCCGGCTGACGGCCGGGACCGCTCGTCCGAGCTGA